TGAATTGTGGGTTGTATATATTGGAATCACTTTTCGAGAAAAATAGAATAATGTCTGTGATGTTAGCAAATCTATTTTTAGTTTCTATTTGTCCCGTTTTTCTTTTCCAAGTAATTTCATTCCTAAAGTTATTTTTCCCAAAAATCGTATCCATGACGATCTTCAGGTAATGGCTGGCGGTGGGGTCGCAGTGGAGATATATGGAGCCGGTGTCCTTAAGCACCCTTCTTAACTCCACGAGCCTTATGCACATCATGGTGAGGTAGGCCATCATGTCGTTTCTCCCCACGAAGTGGATGAAGGCTCGCATCATCTCCACCACGTCGGCGGGGGCCGTCCTAACTATCTCGTCGAACGTCCGCTGGGCCTCCTCCGTCCAGTGCCACGTGTCGTCGAATGCGGTTATCTGAGCCTGAGAAGGAGTACCATCAGGTTCTTTAAATAGTATACCATACGTAGCCTTGGAGTTGAACGGGGGGTCGAGATAGACCAGGTCTACGGAGCCGTCCGGGATGTGATCCCGCAGGACATCAAGGTTGTCTCCGAAGTAAAGTCCGTCTACGTCCATCTCTTTACCCCCCCTTTTTAGTTTAAACTATTTGGTTTACACTATAAGGTTTACACTGACTTTATATTGCTTCTCCCTCAATTTAATTCAATTTATCATCGCCAAAAGCCCCGCCCAGAGGACCTTCAGCTGGAGCGATATGGGAAGGCTCAGACCCCCATTCGGCGCGGCCTCCCCGGCGACAAAGGAGATCTCGTCTGTCTTTATCTCCTTTCCATCCGCAAAGATCGCCCCAACCGTCACGAAGTAGGCGCTCCCCTCGGTCAGGTCGGTGAGGACCAAGTTGACGTCGCCCGTCTCGAAGGTCTCGTCGTAATTCCCGGTCTGCCTGCCAAGATGCACCCTGTAGCCGGTCGGCTTGCCCGGGGCCTTGTCCCAGAGGATGTAGGTGCTTCCGTCCTTGGAGGAGGCAAGGAGTCCCCTCGGCGCGGCGGGAGGCTTTGTGCAGCACTCCATGCTTACGATCTTCGCCCTCCCACCCGTGACGATGAGGGGCGGCTCCGAGAACGATATGAGGTCGTTTTTCGCCCTCTTGGGAAGCTCCTTCCCGTTGAAGAAGGAGATCATCAGCGAGAAGTTACCCGCGTAGCCGTTGTAGGTGGGGGCGGAGCTGTGGTACTGTTGGCCCGACGCCACGGCGGCCTCTCGCCCCAGTCCCGTTCCCCAGGTCGGAAAGCGGTACTGCTCGCCGAAGTACGCCCCGAAGGGATTCAGCCTTATGGAAAAGGCGTCCTTCTCCTTGTCGTAGCTCATCTTCATGGGGCAGAAGGCGAAGTTCGCCTTTTCGCGGTCATCGGTGCCCACGGCGATCCCGCCGTTCGTGCCGGAAAGCGCAACGTAGCCCGCCGTGATGTGGTTGTTTATGCTGGCGAGGTTCAGGTTATCGTTGGAGTTACGGAAGTAGTCCACGGCGTAGGAGGACTCGACGCCGAGGAAGTTCCTCTTTATGACCTTAAACGGTTTTTTCTTGTCCGCCTTGCCCGTAAAGATCAGCTCCGCCGGCGCAGCTTCGTACCATCCCCTGTCGATCCTCCTCAGGAGCATGGGCACGTTTCCGCCTCCTAAGAGGTCGTTTACGGGGGTCTCGGGATAATCTATCCTCCCCTCCATAAAGAGGTACTCGATGCCGTCTATCAGGGTGAAGATATAGTCGATCGATCCCGGTTTTCCCCCCTTTACGGCGGGGATGTCAAAGTCGCCGAACACCCTGATGACCGCGACCCCCTCGACCCCGTCATTCAGGATCTCGTAGTCAAGCTTTCCGGGGGCAAGATCGATAAGCTCTTCCCCTTTCTTGTAGACGATCCTCGGAAAGAAGCTCTTGTAGTCGAGACGCTTTACGTCGTCCATGTATACGCCGTTTATTACCCCGTTCTTCGTGACCTCAACGACGATCTCTTTGTTCCTCAGAACCCCGGCGCCCGCGGTCGACGACGGATTTTTCCTCCTCTCGACGGGGAGTTTGGTGGTAAATAGGAAGAGGGTCTTGGAGAGCTCCGGCTCGTTGATGAAAAGCTTGACCCTGGTCAGGAAGTTGTCCCTGTCCCTGAAGGCCCTGACAACGAGGGGGATCTTGACGTTGAGCTCGTCGTTCAGGATCAAGAAGCGGTCTTCCACCACCTCGAGGCCGGTGAGGTCGAGGGTGACGAAGGCAAACCGGGGAGCCGGTGCGGTTTCATCCTTCAAGATAATGAAGGAGTCAACAAACTTCATCACCTCCACCGAAGGCGAGGGGGAGGGCGTAGAGTTCAGTTTTTTCGAGAGGGCCTCAAGGGCCTCCTCCTCCGCCGCGTCCGACTTCTCGACCATCTCGTCGATTATCTTTTCGGCCACCCGCTCCCTGCTCTTTGCCAGAAACGGGGCCGCCATTCCGAAGTTCGTGGTGGAGAGCGCCCTGAGACGAAGCTCGTAGGATTCCTTGAGAAGGCTTTCCGTATCCGGGGCTTTCCCGTCTCCCAAGGCGAGGTTTATAAGCTTAACGTCCCTGTGGTTTCTCCTGTCCTTGGCGATCTTTGTCCAGTATTCGTGGTTGGTGATCTTCTGCGCCCAGGAGTCGTACCCGTTGAAGTTGCCGTCGGCGGTGTCCTGGCCGAAGGAGACCTTGCCCACCGGCTTGTGGTTTTCCAGGTAGTCCTTCAGGGTCGTGAACTCGGCGTAGTCGAGGGCGTCGACCTCTTCGATGAGCTGTGAGATGCCCCCGGTATTTGGGAGCCACTTCATGTATCCGGGAAGGGTGTAGCCCGCCCAGTAGGAGTCGTCGGCGTCGGCGTTGATGAAGATCAGGACGTCGCCCTTTATCTTCCCCCGGAGCTGCTTTCTGTGAACGTCCCTCGCCCACTTGGTGATTGAGACGTTCTCGATCAGGTCTCCCTGATTGTAGGCGGGTATCACTGTTATCTCCTCGCCGGTATCCTTGTTTTTGTAGGTCAGGGGATTCATGGCCTCCTCGTATGTCAAAGGCGGGACGAAGACCCTGAACGCGTCAAAGGGTATGGCGCTGTAGTAGAGGACGACCGCCTTGATCCCGAGCTTTTTATACAGGGCGAAATTTCCGGGGGTCGTCATCACCTCCTGGGGGCGGACGATGGGCGAGTACTCCCCGAAGATGTCAAGGACGCCGCTGCCGTCCGGATTCGTTATCGCCCTGGAGACCGAGTCGGTGAATTCCTCCTCGGTCAGTGCGGATGTCAGGGCATTGTTGTACGACATGACGATAACCTCGTCTCTTCCCGCGGCAACGCGTCTCTTGATCGAATCTATGATGTCGGGGGCATATTCGGGAAGCATCTCCTGGAGGGAGAAGAGGTTTTCGATGTCCCAGACACCGCAGACCTTGGAGCCCTTTTCGTTGTATTCGTCCATCGTCTTTATGATGTCTCTTATGATCCGGATGTCCTTTCCGAAACCCGCCTCGTCGTTCGTGTCAATTCGATACGAGTGGTAGAGGTTGGTGTGAAAGCCGAGGGCGATATAGACCTTGCTCTCGGTCGTCTTTCCTATCAGAGGTATCCTCGGGAAAACCGACACAATCAGAAAGAACGCCGCGACAAAGATAGCGACAATATACAATACGGTTTTGAGAAATCCTCTCTTCTTAGACATGGGTAACTCCTTTAAAAAACGATCTGTAAATGATCAATCTGTCATAAAACATACAAAAAAACTGACATATTGTTTTAAAAACCGGAGCGGGCAGTAAGCCGAGTTCTGTTCCCCCGACGCAAGGTCGGGGGCGGCGATCATTCATCTACGACCGCGGTTGCCCGCGGCCTCAAGCGACCTACCCGGAGGCGAGCCGGGCCGGCCAAAGCCTCCCTATTTGGTCTTGCTCCAGGTGGGGTTTACCGTGCCGGTCCGGTCGCCCGGACCGCGGTGAGCTCTTACCTCGCCTTTTCACCCTTACCGGGAAACAATGTTTCACGGCGGTATATTTTCTGCGGCACTTTCCTTGGGGTTGCCCCCACTGGGTGTTACCCAGCACCTTCGCCCTATGGAGCTCGGACTTTCCTCCCGCGGATCTGTTGCAATCCGCCGGCGACCGCCTTGCCCGCTCCGGCTCTTTTTTACATAATGTTCAATTATAACAGAAGTTTGTATTTGTGTCACACAATATCTTAGTGTGGTTTTGAGGACCTTTTTTTGAAAATTGGTTGACATGTAATCAAACATTATTATAGCGCTTTTGCGGTCAAAAGCGGATCCCTTTACTCTCCCATGTCCGCCGCGCGCTTGGCGAGCTTGTCCGCCCTCCTGTTATTGCTCCTTTTTACGGCGGTTATTTCATGGTGATCGAATTTTTCCAAGATATCCATCGCCTCGGCCGCAAGGAGCTTAAGCTTCTCGTCCTTGATGCGCCAAATGCCGCCCACCTGATTCGCCATCAGCTCGGAGTCGGTAAATATCCTGACCGAGGCAAAGCCGAGCTTTTTGACTTCTTTGAGGCCCAGGATCAGCGCCCTGTATTCCGCGACGTTGCTCGTGGCCGTGCCGAGATTTTTCGAGATTGCGGCGAGCTCTTTGCCGTCCGCGTTTTGAATCACGGCCCCGGCGCCTGCGGGGCCCGGATTTCCCATCGAGGCGCCGTCGACGAAGAGGACGCAGGCCTTGCCTTTAATATCGTTTTTGGCGCTTTTGGGCGAAATCTCGGATTCCGCAAAGCGGAGGAGCTCCTCGATCTCTTCCCGACTAATGTCGCTCAGAAGCCTAGCCACGTCCTCTATGGTCCTCTCGTCGGCGAGGCGGGACAGGAGCTCGGCCGCCTTTCTTCTCTTTTTGTTATCAGTCATATCGAACCGTATATCATCAAGCCTTCTTCACCGCCTCATCCTCTTTCAGGAATATGAGGCGGCTGCAGTTGGGGCACACCTTGATGTCCAGGTCTCTCAACATCTCGTTAAAGAACTGGGGGGGGAGATTCATATAGCATCCAGTGCAGATTCCCCTTGATACTCCGACCACCACGGTGCCCCCAAGTCTCTTTGAAAGCCTGTTATAGTTCTCCGAATATTTTGGATCTATCTTCGCGAGGAGCTTTTCCCTTTCGTCCTGTTTCGACTCGATCGACTTGTCAATCTCCTCCGTCTTCTTTGTGAGCCCCTCGACCTCGGTCCCTATCTCCGCTCTCCTCTCTACCAATCTGGACTCCAGCCCATTCACCGTATTCCTCAGAGAATCGAGTTGGTCCATCAAGACGAGTATTCGCTCCTCAAGGAGGGAGTTCTGTTTGTTGTGATCTTCGACCTCCTTTAGGACCGCTTTATATTCCTTGTTTGTTTTGACAGCGTTGAGCTTGTCTCTCGACTTCTTGAGCTTTTCCTCCTCGTCCCTGAGCTCGGTCTCCTTCAGCTTCTTCTCTTTTTCGTCTTCGTCCAGGCGCTCTTTTTCACTGGCGAGCTCGGTCTCGAGGTCTTGCAGTTCTCGATTGAGGGAGGCGATTTTAGTCGGAATTTGATCCCTTTCTCTCCTTATTGTCTCGAGCTCGAGATCTATCTCCTGAAGGTTTATTAGCTGTTGAATATCCTCTTTCAAATTATTTCCTCCCTTGTCACGTAAATTTTCTATCTATTCAAAACGATAAATTTTGTCTTTGTTTCGAGTCTTGAGTGACATTTTGAAAGTCTCAACAATGAATGTATGAAAACGGGTCTTTCCCCTCGATCGCCAGGACGTCAATTTTAAAACCCCTCTTTGATGCCCCCTCGGAAATGATATTTGCAAGCCGGGAGACGGCCACCTCTTCGGTATGGAAGTGCCCCGCCTCGATGAGGCCCATGGAGGATGATCCGTCTTCAGCCATATCCTTCACGAGGAGGGCGTCGTGGTATTTTACTTCTCCGGTAACGAAGGCATCTACACCGGCCTCAGCTATCCTCTTGATGAAGTCCCCCCCGCTCCCCCCGCAGACGGCCACTCTTGCAACCTTCATGTTTTTGTCGCCCACGATTCTCACGCAGGGGGAGTTCAGCTTATCCTTTACGGAAGCGGCGAAATCGCGAAGGCTCACCGTTTCGGGAAGTCTCCCGACCGCGACCGAGAAGTCTTCCTTTGACATTGGGCCTTCGACCTTAAGGATCGGACCGACCTCGATCAATCCGAGAGCCTCGGACAGGACGAGGTTGGTTCCATTAGGCGAGCGGTCGAAGTTCGTGTGGGCGCTGTAAATGGTAAGAGAGTTATCTATGGCAAGCCTTATGATTTTTCCAACTCCTCGGTTTGTCTCGATAAGACTTATGTTCGGGAAGATCAGCGGATGGTGGGTAACGAGGAGGTCTGCTTCCTTGTCGATTGACTTCGAGACGCTTTCGATGACGGGATCGAGGGCGACGGCGACGCATCTCACATCGGCGTTCATATCGCCTACCTGAAGACCCGGGTTGTCCCACTTTTCGGATTCGCTTTGAGGGGCTATCTCTTCGACTATTTCGATGATGTCTTTTACTTTCGAAATCAAGAACAAAAAAAAGGTGCTTGTTAAAGCACCTTCCTCCCGTGACCTAATGGGTTTTATATGCGGCCGACTTTGGTGTTGAACATATTTGTTTGGGCCAGATTCCTTTCATATTCGGTTTTTTTGGCCGTCGGGCGCCTGAATTTTCCTTTGGCCCGACGGCTTCAGCAACGACACCGTCTGTTCCCGTGATATTAATATTAATCACATTAAAGGTATTAATATGTGTCA
The sequence above is drawn from the Candidatus Zymogenus saltonus genome and encodes:
- a CDS encoding ribonuclease HI family protein codes for the protein MTDNKKRRKAAELLSRLADERTIEDVARLLSDISREEIEELLRFAESEISPKSAKNDIKGKACVLFVDGASMGNPGPAGAGAVIQNADGKELAAISKNLGTATSNVAEYRALILGLKEVKKLGFASVRIFTDSELMANQVGGIWRIKDEKLKLLAAEAMDILEKFDHHEITAVKRSNNRRADKLAKRAADMGE
- a CDS encoding Nif3-like dinuclear metal center hexameric protein — its product is MISKVKDIIEIVEEIAPQSESEKWDNPGLQVGDMNADVRCVAVALDPVIESVSKSIDKEADLLVTHHPLIFPNISLIETNRGVGKIIRLAIDNSLTIYSAHTNFDRSPNGTNLVLSEALGLIEVGPILKVEGPMSKEDFSVAVGRLPETVSLRDFAASVKDKLNSPCVRIVGDKNMKVARVAVCGGSGGDFIKRIAEAGVDAFVTGEVKYHDALLVKDMAEDGSSSMGLIEAGHFHTEEVAVSRLANIISEGASKRGFKIDVLAIEGKDPFSYIHC